Sequence from the Clostridium botulinum genome:
ACATGCTCAAGTATTAGCATTAGCTGATAAAATTGTTGAAGCAGTTAAAACTGGAGCTATAAAGAAGTTCTTTGTTATGGCAGGGTGTGATGGAAGACATAAATCGAGAGAATATTATACAGATTTTGCAAAAGCTCTTCCAAAAGATACTGTAATTTTAACAGCAGGATGTGCAAAATATAAATACAATAAATTAGACCTTGGTGATATTGGAGGAATTCCTAGAGTATTAGATGCAGGTCAATGTAATGATTCATACTCATTAGCTGTAATTGCTTTAAAACTAAAAGAAGTGTTTGAATTAGAAGACATAAATGAATTACCAATAGCTTTTAATATAGCATGGTATGAACAAAAGGCCGTAATAGTATTATTATCATTATTACATTTAGGAATTAAAAATATTCACTTAGGACCAACATTACCAGCATTCTTATCAGAAAATGTGGCAAAGGTATTAGTAGATAACTTTGGAATTTGTGGAATTACAAATGTTGATGATGATTTAAAAATATTTTTAGATTAATATAATTTGTTAAGAGTAGTTATATAGATATAATTCTATAATAATTACTCTTTTTATTTAAATTTATATTTCCAAATAAAGTAAAATATGGTAAAATAAATACAAAGATGAGTTAAATTTATATTTAAGGGAGTGTAGTTATGATAAAGCCTAGTTTTGGTAGAAAAAACAATGCAGAATTAGAAACTAATAAAATGTTTGCTGAAGAAATTAAGAAAGAAATGAAGGAAAAATGTGAATTAAAAGAAATTAAGTATAAAAACAATGATTTATCAATATTAAATAAAAATACTGTAAAATATATTATAAATAATTTTCCAGATATGTCTATAAAAATAAAAGAAAGTTTGTTAAATTTAATAAATACTTTAGAAAATACAATAGATTATATAGAAGATGAATCAAGTAAAATCGTTAAGGAAGATAGAAACTTTACTTTAAGTGAATCTTATAGAAAAATATCAATGGAAGTATATGATATGGTTAAAGATATAAACAATTATTCAAAATGGATATCAGAAGAAAATTTAGCAAATAAAAATGAAGCTTTTGAAGAAAATGAAAAAATGATTATGAAAGAAGTAGCATGTAGCAAAATTGATGATTTAGAAGAAAATCAGGTTAAAGATGTAGTGGACAATATAGGGGTGGAAATATACAAAGATTTTTCTTTAAAGAATCCTAAAGCATTTAAAGTTAATGATAATATTGTAGAAGTAGAGAATTGGGATGATTTACTTGTAAAAACAGCAGAAATATTAAATAAAAAATATAAGGAAAATAAAAAATTAAAACCTATACACAATGATATTAAAATTGAAAATAAAAAATCTAATGAAAATATTTTGAGGAATACTGTTATAGAGATGTTAAACGAATACAGAATAAATCTTGAGGAGTTTAAAGTCATAGTTCATTAAAAGAATTATTTGAGTATTTTATAAAATTTGTTTCATGATTTAAAATGATTTTTTTTGAATGTTTTTGACAAAGTTGATGTGATAATGTAAAATAAAAATACTTTTTAAATTTAAAGGATTTTTTATTTATGGTATTAATGTGAACGTTTGAGAATTATATGTAGTAATAAATATGGTAAAAATTAAAGAAGAGGATGAAAAGCATGAACCAAAAAAAATTATTAATGAAATTGATTTTGTTTTTTTTAGGAATGGCAATAATACAACTTGGCGTAGGATTATCACTAGTAACGAATATAGGATCGGATTCATTTACTGTATTTACTCAAGGAATATCAATATTACTTAAAATTACTCCTGGAATAGCAAATATGTGTATACTTTTTGTATTAACTATAATAATTTTATTAATTAATAGAAAAAAGATAAACATTGGAACATTTATTTGCCTTATTGGAGTAGGACCAGTTATAGATTTGTCTATAAGCATATTTTCAAAATTTAATATACAAGATTATAATATGCTTATAAAAGCGCTTATTATAGTTTTAGTAAACTTTATCATTGCAGTAGGTTTTTCAATACTTTCAGCAACAGATTTAGGGGTTGCACCTAATGATATAGTACCTTTCATAATCCAAGATAAGACAAAATTCCAATACAGATGGATTAGAATGAGTTTAGATGCAATATATTTAATAGTAGGATATTTACTAGGCGGAAAAGTATGGCTTGGAACTATTATATCAATGTTAACAGTAGGACCTTTTATTCAATTATGCCTTCCGTATGGTAAAACTTTTGTGGGAAGTTTACTTGGAAACAAAAATGATATCGTTAATAATGATATCGTTAATAATGAGAATATAGAAGAAGTAGAAATTTAATAATTAAAATTTTATTTTAGTTTATTTTATAGAAAAAAGGTGGATTTATTTATATAAATCCACCTTTTTTTATTTATAATACTTTATTTACATAAAATACTATAAATAATTTAATTTCATATATTTATTTAAGGTATTTGTAATAAAAAATAGAATAAGTTGTATCAATGCTAAAAATCACAATTTTTATTGTAAAAATTGTAAATTAATAGTATAATGTAATAAAATATGAAGTATAAGAGATGGAAAAGAAATGATTAGAAATTTTATAGGAGATTTTGTACAAGACATTTGTAATTATAATGGATATAGCGAAGAACAATGTGAGCAAATTCAATATACAACAACCGTATTGTTTTTTGAGCTTATAAAGTTAATATCAATAATAATTATCTTTTCGTTAATTGGATACTGTAAAGAAAGTATTATAATAATAGGAATAATGAGTATAACAAAACCTTTTATAGGTGGATATCATGAAAATACTCAATTAAGATGCTTTATATCATCAATGCTTATAACTGCTGGTATTATATTATTGAGTTTAAATTGTAAACTCAATTTTATAAGTAACTGTATTTTAATAATTATTAGTTTATTTTCAATATATAATACAGCACCAGTGTTAAATGATAAAATGCCAATTACGCGCCTCGAATTTATAAAAAGAAATAGGGTACTAGGAATTACTATTTCATTAATTGTTGCAGTAAGTTCAATATTACTATATAAATATAGTGAGTTTTATGAACTGATGACATGGACAATCCTATTTCAATCTATACTTATGTTTAACAAAAGAGAAAAGCATTAAATAAATATTAAAAATGATATTACAATTTTTGAGAGGGTGATAACAATGAAAATAAAAGAATTAATAGGAAAAATATTATTGGGATTAACAGAAAAATTTATAGTCGTTAGTCCAGCTTCAGCATTAACAGTTGGAACAGAGGATATGCCTAAATCAATGAAAAAAATGAGATAAAACTCTAGAAATTAGGAGGCGCATAATTTGGTGATAAAGTTAGTAGATACATTAAATTCTATGCTACAATCCATTTTTTTTGTATATGTAATAGATTATTGCATTGAAGATAATTATAAGAAAAATACTATACAGAAGGTAAGCGCAGTTTTAATTCTATTTTTAGTAATGAATATTTTAGATTATCTATTTGGAAATTTATCTATTTGTATTTTTATTATACATTTTTTTATTATAATTGTTATTGGATGTTTTTTATACAAGAAAAAATTTTATAGTTCTTTGGTAGCATATACAATAATGTATTTTTTTATAGCATTTAACGTTAATATATTTGGAAATTTATTTTTTGGATTTTTAAAAAATTTAATATCTTTAAAAAACAGAGATATCTTAATGGTTTGCGTAATATACATTCCACAAATAATAATGGGAATTTTCATTTTGAAATACAAGGAAAAAATAAAAAGTATACACGATCAAATTTTATTAATAAAACCATCTGTTACAACTTTAATTATAATAAATTGTTCTATGGATTTTATAGCAGCTTTTTATTTGATTTTTTATAAAAATGAATCAGAATTATTGAGGAATTTGATGAGTATGACACTCACTTTATTTTTAGGTATAATAATTCTTTATTTTATTAATATAGATATTAAATCACATAAAATACTAGAACTAAATAAGACTTTATATGACAAAAATCTTGAATTGACAACAGTTCAGAATAGTTATGCAAAAGAAATTACATATATGCATGATCTCTATTGTATGAAAAAAATTGATAAAATTGGAGAAAAACTAAAAGATATAATCAATAAAAGTAATGTAGAAGCTGATATTAAATTAAATGAAAATAATACTTTAATTAATAATATAGTTAGAAAAATAAAATATGATGGCGTTAATATAATAGTAGAAGATGAAGGCAGCCTTAATAATGCAAATATAACTGAAATTGAACTTTACAGAATAATTTCTAATATAGTAAATAATGCAGTAAAGGCTATGAAGGAAACAGGAATTTTAATAATAAAAACTTATGATATAAAAGATTATGTAGTTATTATTATAGAAAATAATGGTCCTAAAATTGAAGAAAAAAATATTTGTAAAATATTTGAAGCAGGATTTACTACAAAAAATAATACTGAAAAAAATCATGGATACGGTTTAAGTATTGTAAAGGAGTTAATAGAGAAATATGGTGGAAATATAAATTTGATAAGCAATGATGTTTCTACAAAATTTGAAATAAAGCTACCTTTAAATGATTAATTATTAAATAATACATATTAAAAAATAAAGTGTTGATATTATATCAACACTTTATTATTAGGTAAAATACTTTTTAAATTACTACATATAAAGGGGATAGGTAATGATTATAATGTTAGGAAGTGTAATAGAACTTTTTTTAGAAGCTTTAGTTATATTAAATGTTATAAATTCTTGTGTGAAAAAAGATTGCAAAAAAACTAAAAAAGAATTAGGAATAACAATAATAACAATCTTATTAATATCTATAATAATTAATAATTTGTATATAAATAATAATATGGATATTGT
This genomic interval carries:
- a CDS encoding YczE/YyaS/YitT family protein; protein product: MNQKKLLMKLILFFLGMAIIQLGVGLSLVTNIGSDSFTVFTQGISILLKITPGIANMCILFVLTIIILLINRKKINIGTFICLIGVGPVIDLSISIFSKFNIQDYNMLIKALIIVLVNFIIAVGFSILSATDLGVAPNDIVPFIIQDKTKFQYRWIRMSLDAIYLIVGYLLGGKVWLGTIISMLTVGPFIQLCLPYGKTFVGSLLGNKNDIVNNDIVNNENIEEVEI
- a CDS encoding accessory gene regulator B family protein, whose product is MIRNFIGDFVQDICNYNGYSEEQCEQIQYTTTVLFFELIKLISIIIIFSLIGYCKESIIIIGIMSITKPFIGGYHENTQLRCFISSMLITAGIILLSLNCKLNFISNCILIIISLFSIYNTAPVLNDKMPITRLEFIKRNRVLGITISLIVAVSSILLYKYSEFYELMTWTILFQSILMFNKREKH
- a CDS encoding ATP-binding protein: MIKLVDTLNSMLQSIFFVYVIDYCIEDNYKKNTIQKVSAVLILFLVMNILDYLFGNLSICIFIIHFFIIIVIGCFLYKKKFYSSLVAYTIMYFFIAFNVNIFGNLFFGFLKNLISLKNRDILMVCVIYIPQIIMGIFILKYKEKIKSIHDQILLIKPSVTTLIIINCSMDFIAAFYLIFYKNESELLRNLMSMTLTLFLGIIILYFINIDIKSHKILELNKTLYDKNLELTTVQNSYAKEITYMHDLYCMKKIDKIGEKLKDIINKSNVEADIKLNENNTLINNIVRKIKYDGVNIIVEDEGSLNNANITEIELYRIISNIVNNAVKAMKETGILIIKTYDIKDYVVIIIENNGPKIEEKNICKIFEAGFTTKNNTEKNHGYGLSIVKELIEKYGGNINLISNDVSTKFEIKLPLND